The genome window AAGGTTTGGATGGATTGAAATTGAACCATTTCCAATTCCTTTTGACACAGGAACAGTGACTATATTTGGATTTAGTTTTTTTGCACTCTCACAAAGCATTTCATCTCCACTTAAAAATGCTACAGGAACATTATAATATGCAGCAATATAAGCATTTATAGTAAATTCAGATGCTATTTCATCATTTATTTTAAAATAGTCATAATCAATATCCATAGTATGAGAAAGTGGATTACCATTACAAGTAGCTCCAGAGTGATAGCCAGTGAATATACATGCATCAAAGCTTTCATCAATTCCAGCCATCATAACTAGTGGGTCTTTGGTCCATCCTCTAAGTATTTTGACGTTTTCAGGTAAAATATTTGGATTAATATTTCTACCACTGTCATGTGCATCTTTAACAAGTATTTCATGTAC of Clostridioides sp. ES-S-0054-01 contains these proteins:
- a CDS encoding M55 family metallopeptidase codes for the protein MKLYLSADIEGTCGIVNWDETKLECEFSQHYRTQMSKEITAACDGATQSGVHEILVKDAHDSGRNINPNILPENVKILRGWTKDPLVMMAGIDESFDACIFTGYHSGATCNGNPLSHTMDIDYDYFKINDEIASEFTINAYIAAYYNVPVAFLSGDEMLCESAKKLNPNIVTVPVSKGIGNGSISIHPNLALKKIEKGVKKALSGDLSRHLIKLPDKFKIEIKFREHYKAFKASFYPNMKKIDSQTVLFETEDYYEFLRMLLFI